A single region of the Marinobacter nanhaiticus D15-8W genome encodes:
- a CDS encoding HAD-IIB family hydrolase: MARLVIFTDLDGTLLDHHTYSAEPARPVWEAALEAGVPVIFNTSKTRVEVEQLQERLDIHQPFIVENGAAVWFPPDTGLPLPPDARPHGNYYCKALSVPRVDILEQLYALRQRYTFRGLSEMGLAELMERTGLERRQAQLASQREFSEPLVWQDSEDALNQCATELAGHNLRLVRGGRFHHVLGACDKGQAMSWLLAVYQNAFEGAITSVALGDSENDVDMLSASDIPVLVRSPVHAPPVVPDRPDVCITSSYGPEGWAEAVSSILSQNGITAP; this comes from the coding sequence ATGGCACGGCTGGTCATTTTTACCGACCTGGACGGCACATTGCTGGATCACCACACCTATTCCGCTGAGCCGGCCCGGCCGGTTTGGGAGGCAGCCCTCGAAGCTGGCGTCCCGGTTATCTTCAATACCAGCAAAACTCGTGTAGAAGTTGAACAGTTGCAGGAAAGGCTGGATATCCACCAACCTTTTATCGTCGAAAACGGCGCTGCAGTATGGTTCCCTCCGGATACTGGCTTGCCCCTGCCACCGGATGCGCGACCCCATGGCAATTACTACTGCAAGGCGTTGTCGGTGCCACGGGTGGATATCCTGGAGCAACTCTATGCCTTGCGCCAGCGCTACACCTTTCGTGGACTGTCGGAGATGGGTCTGGCGGAGCTGATGGAGCGCACCGGACTGGAGCGTCGACAGGCACAGCTGGCCTCGCAAAGGGAATTCAGCGAACCCCTGGTGTGGCAGGACTCTGAGGATGCACTAAATCAGTGCGCTACGGAGCTGGCGGGGCACAATCTGCGCCTGGTTCGTGGAGGGCGCTTCCATCATGTCCTTGGCGCCTGTGACAAGGGGCAGGCCATGAGCTGGCTGCTTGCGGTCTATCAGAACGCCTTTGAGGGCGCCATCACCTCAGTGGCATTGGGGGATAGCGAGAATGACGTGGATATGTTGTCCGCGTCGGATATCCCGGTTCTGGTGCGCTCGCCGGTCCATGCACCACCGGTGGTCCCGGATCGGCCCGATGTGTGCATTACATCGTCTTATGGCCCCGAAGGCTGGGCGGAAGCGGTTTCTTCCATCCTGAGCCAGAACGGAATAACAGCGCCCTGA
- a CDS encoding lysylphosphatidylglycerol synthase transmembrane domain-containing protein, which translates to MAGDTTSRQQQPGMSGWRLVGFIALFLLFTGAGTWTIYTQFAGRNFHFDDRLLNPWFLVAAVVLLLVYYAADGLRLHYTLRALGHCLPFRHIFRLVFINIFFSNVTPMATGGGVAQIWYLRRHGVRLGTATAATTIRTVLAIAFIFTVTPACLLWLDALQGMAILDRIAGLLALFIVLYLGFFAVVLLRTRWLILILTRLFSTLRRFHLISARRHKRWQFHMMREMTRFSRSFSIYVHGPRRFVLLSVLFTFVFLVSLFSFPALIMVTLGYEVDYLTTLGLLFVTTFVMYFAPTPGASGISEGVFGTFFRGLLTPGHLVLVTLAWRFLTIYLGMIIGLILMQVELSSGRRRTRTGSRPSVTGTRDDPT; encoded by the coding sequence ATGGCCGGTGATACCACGTCGAGACAACAGCAACCCGGCATGTCCGGATGGCGCCTTGTGGGCTTTATTGCCCTGTTCCTGCTCTTTACTGGTGCCGGCACCTGGACAATCTACACCCAATTCGCCGGTCGCAACTTCCATTTCGACGACCGCCTGCTCAACCCCTGGTTCCTCGTCGCGGCAGTAGTGCTACTGCTTGTCTATTATGCGGCCGACGGCCTGCGGCTGCATTACACCCTAAGAGCCCTGGGACACTGCCTACCCTTCAGGCACATTTTCCGGCTGGTCTTTATCAACATCTTCTTTTCCAACGTGACACCCATGGCCACGGGCGGGGGCGTGGCTCAGATCTGGTATCTGCGCCGGCATGGAGTTCGTCTGGGCACGGCAACCGCGGCAACCACCATCCGGACCGTGCTGGCCATCGCCTTCATATTTACCGTGACGCCAGCGTGCCTACTCTGGCTCGATGCTTTGCAGGGCATGGCGATTCTCGACCGGATTGCCGGACTCCTGGCCCTGTTTATAGTGCTCTACCTGGGTTTCTTCGCCGTCGTCTTGCTGCGCACCCGCTGGCTGATTCTGATACTGACGCGACTGTTTAGCACCCTACGCCGCTTCCACCTGATCAGCGCCCGACGCCACAAACGCTGGCAATTCCATATGATGCGGGAAATGACCCGTTTTTCCCGTAGCTTTTCGATCTACGTCCATGGCCCCCGACGGTTCGTATTACTTTCGGTTCTCTTCACCTTTGTTTTCCTGGTGAGCCTGTTCAGCTTTCCCGCGCTGATCATGGTGACGCTTGGGTACGAGGTGGACTATCTCACCACACTGGGTCTTCTGTTCGTGACGACTTTTGTGATGTACTTTGCCCCAACGCCCGGGGCTTCCGGCATTTCAGAAGGCGTGTTCGGCACCTTCTTCCGCGGCCTGCTGACACCCGGCCATCTGGTACTTGTCACACTGGCCTGGCGTTTCCTGACCATTTACCTGGGCATGATCATTGGACTGATACTGATGCAGGTGGAGCTGTCCTCAGGCCGACGCCGGACCAGGACCGGATCCCGGCCGTCAGTCACAGGGACCCGTGATGATCCGACGTAA
- a CDS encoding glycosyltransferase, whose protein sequence is MIRRKPLKLLFYLCLLVIILLVGYKIYLDFFEPDYEAVHTEQIDRLHANLDNTSEFSFAVVGNINNSVGVFERKIVPMLNSADLDFVISAGNAVSSGGEDKYRAIYRTLNQLNVPYLLTFGDNEFSNFGSFRFYEHFGPYFYSFRTGNSVFAFLDATGKTPYRWQLRWLSDLLSQDDSAHRFVFIGDPLQKIHKETLFDNEDEYLNNPEFRDALVKMFRQYKVDAVFSANLPLFSEQRHGPTLYITTGGAGGLVLNNETSFYHFVRVDVREDGIETTLKRLDIGQHPVFKQLESFWFFIHSLFYVGYINFILLVCVLGLIIIKLYSAIFVDKDYYPDFDLDPTPWRERSLKVGMFTNNYLPFIGGVPLSIERLRRGLNARNHEVMVVAPSYRDQPTEETNVLRVPSLVSMGAEREFRLANIFLARIRQAVRAFRPDIIHLHHPIWLGSLGLWMARRLKVPAVYTYHTRLEHYAHFVPLPGRIFRNLISHALIKRFANKCDGVIVPTYSAEEYLRMIGVKTMAFVQPTGIEFDAFQQVTEEQVEALRRKLDISPDEHVFISVSRLSTEKNIDFMVEAMELIKARARKPFRFLMIGDGHERERLQRKIDEKGLRDIFVLLGSIPPDDMALYYQLGDTFLYASVSETQGMVILEAMAAHLPVVAVRSSGIDDVVREEYNGFKTPGNRERWSEAVLRLMDDEALHRQLADNALEFAKGYSIDNFARDVEGIYGMILAGYHKRYGKTAPQPEAG, encoded by the coding sequence ATGATCCGACGTAAGCCGCTGAAGTTGCTGTTCTATCTCTGCCTGCTGGTCATCATCCTGCTGGTGGGCTACAAGATCTACCTGGATTTCTTCGAGCCTGACTACGAGGCGGTCCACACCGAGCAGATCGACCGGCTACACGCCAACCTGGATAACACCAGCGAATTCAGTTTCGCTGTCGTGGGCAATATCAATAATTCCGTCGGGGTATTCGAGCGCAAGATCGTGCCCATGCTCAACAGTGCCGACCTGGATTTCGTGATCTCCGCCGGCAACGCGGTGTCCAGCGGCGGGGAAGACAAGTACCGGGCGATCTACCGCACCCTCAACCAGCTCAACGTGCCCTACCTGCTGACCTTCGGCGACAACGAATTCAGCAATTTCGGCAGCTTCCGTTTCTACGAGCACTTCGGCCCCTACTTCTACTCGTTTCGAACAGGCAACAGCGTCTTCGCCTTTCTGGATGCCACCGGCAAAACCCCATATCGCTGGCAGCTTCGATGGCTCAGCGATCTGCTAAGTCAGGATGACAGCGCACACCGATTCGTCTTTATTGGTGACCCACTGCAGAAGATCCATAAGGAGACCCTGTTCGACAACGAGGACGAGTACCTGAACAACCCAGAGTTTCGCGATGCGCTGGTCAAGATGTTCCGCCAGTACAAGGTGGATGCCGTATTCTCGGCCAACCTGCCGCTGTTCTCCGAGCAACGCCATGGGCCGACGCTGTATATCACGACTGGCGGTGCCGGCGGACTGGTACTGAACAACGAAACCAGTTTCTACCATTTCGTACGCGTGGATGTGCGTGAAGACGGCATCGAGACGACCCTCAAGCGCCTGGATATCGGCCAACATCCCGTATTCAAGCAACTTGAGAGTTTCTGGTTTTTCATCCACTCACTGTTCTACGTGGGCTACATCAACTTCATCCTGCTCGTCTGCGTACTGGGCCTGATCATCATCAAGCTCTACTCGGCGATCTTCGTCGACAAGGACTATTATCCGGATTTCGACCTGGACCCCACGCCCTGGCGGGAGCGCTCCCTGAAGGTGGGTATGTTTACCAATAACTATCTGCCCTTTATCGGCGGCGTACCGCTATCGATCGAGCGATTGCGTCGCGGGCTGAATGCACGCAATCATGAGGTCATGGTGGTCGCGCCCAGCTACCGGGACCAGCCCACGGAGGAGACCAACGTGCTGCGGGTGCCTTCACTCGTGAGCATGGGCGCAGAGCGGGAATTCCGACTGGCGAATATCTTCCTGGCCCGGATACGCCAAGCAGTGCGGGCATTCCGTCCCGACATCATTCATCTCCACCATCCGATCTGGCTGGGTTCGCTGGGGCTGTGGATGGCCCGGCGGCTCAAGGTGCCCGCTGTGTATACCTACCACACCCGGCTCGAGCACTATGCCCATTTCGTTCCCCTGCCGGGACGGATTTTCCGCAACCTGATATCCCATGCCCTTATCAAGCGCTTCGCCAACAAGTGCGATGGGGTTATTGTGCCCACCTACTCGGCGGAGGAATACCTGCGGATGATTGGGGTGAAGACCATGGCCTTCGTGCAGCCTACCGGTATCGAGTTTGACGCCTTCCAGCAAGTGACGGAAGAACAGGTGGAAGCACTGCGCCGGAAGCTCGACATCAGCCCCGATGAGCATGTCTTCATCAGCGTTTCGCGTCTATCTACCGAGAAGAACATCGATTTTATGGTTGAAGCCATGGAACTCATCAAGGCCCGGGCGCGCAAACCCTTCCGCTTCCTGATGATCGGCGATGGGCATGAGCGCGAACGCCTGCAACGGAAGATCGACGAAAAAGGGCTTCGCGACATTTTCGTCTTGCTGGGGTCCATCCCACCCGACGATATGGCGCTCTATTACCAGCTTGGCGATACCTTCCTCTATGCCTCGGTCTCGGAAACCCAGGGCATGGTGATCCTGGAAGCCATGGCGGCCCACCTGCCGGTCGTTGCAGTGCGATCGTCCGGTATCGATGATGTCGTTCGTGAGGAGTACAACGGCTTCAAGACCCCGGGAAACCGTGAACGCTGGAGCGAGGCGGTGCTCCGGCTGATGGATGATGAAGCCCTGCATCGGCAACTTGCCGACAACGCCCTCGAATTTGCAAAAGGCTACTCCATCGACAACTTTGCCAGGGATGTAGAAGGTATCTACGGCATGATCCTGGCCGGCTACCACAAACGCTATGGCAAGACGGCTCCCCAACCTGAAGCCGGTTAA
- a CDS encoding DUF523 and DUF1722 domain-containing protein translates to METSAMGNIPVGISACLLGNPVRHDGGHKHSRFCTGVLSRYFDFRSICPELEAGLGVPRPTIHLRELDNGLRLTESKGMTDHTDAMRNWIDSRLPQLADLRGYILMAKSPSCGMERIKVHNEKGRVIHREGRGLFAEALMQAYPLMPVEEEGRLNDAHLRENFIERVYAYDDWMRTMEEGPTRAGLVAFHTRHKFQLMAHCEKTYRILGRLIADQKSEAVEAVAERYIQLFMDAMGKKIRRGAHANVMQHMMGFLRNALSPSDRQVISEQIDAYQREEVPLVVPMTLLRMAQRREPVDYLARQDYLNPYPEDLGLRNRV, encoded by the coding sequence ATGGAGACATCCGCCATGGGCAATATTCCTGTCGGCATCAGTGCCTGCCTCCTGGGCAACCCCGTCCGTCATGACGGCGGCCATAAACATTCACGTTTCTGCACCGGCGTGCTCTCACGCTATTTCGACTTCCGTTCCATCTGCCCGGAACTGGAAGCCGGCCTGGGCGTGCCCAGGCCAACCATTCACCTTCGTGAGCTGGACAATGGTCTGCGACTGACGGAGTCGAAAGGCATGACCGACCACACGGACGCCATGCGCAACTGGATCGATTCCAGACTGCCGCAACTGGCGGATCTTCGTGGCTACATCCTGATGGCAAAATCACCCAGCTGTGGCATGGAGCGCATCAAGGTCCACAACGAGAAAGGTCGGGTAATCCACCGGGAAGGTCGCGGGCTTTTCGCTGAGGCACTGATGCAGGCCTACCCGCTGATGCCGGTGGAGGAAGAGGGCCGGCTGAACGATGCCCACCTGCGGGAAAACTTCATCGAGCGGGTCTACGCCTACGACGACTGGATGCGAACGATGGAAGAGGGCCCGACCCGTGCGGGGCTGGTGGCGTTCCACACCCGCCACAAGTTTCAGCTTATGGCCCATTGCGAGAAGACCTACCGTATTCTGGGACGCCTGATTGCGGACCAGAAATCAGAAGCGGTGGAGGCTGTGGCCGAGCGTTACATCCAATTGTTCATGGACGCCATGGGCAAGAAGATACGCCGCGGTGCACACGCCAACGTGATGCAGCACATGATGGGGTTCCTGCGAAACGCCCTGTCACCGTCCGATCGGCAGGTCATTAGCGAGCAAATCGATGCCTACCAACGCGAGGAAGTGCCTCTGGTGGTTCCGATGACGTTGCTCCGGATGGCGCAACGCCGTGAACCTGTAGACTACCTGGCGCGACAGGACTACCTCAATCCCTACCCGGAAGATTTGGGGCTACGTAACCGCGTGTGA
- a CDS encoding DUF481 domain-containing protein: MRVRKTIVLASTLVPSLLAAPLAMAQDEGDAWEGEGELGLLITKGNTEETNFNVRLAVKHEVEKWRNTAAVRSLYSEGEDPDTGEQETTAEKYQGEAETNYKFDERQFWFLRGAYEDDRFSAYDFQSSATTGYGQRVWQDGERSFLDLKAGAGYRYNKLEEPDNGDDVEDGAVARFAGTFNYALSPNSLFIQELGTEVGIEDSNTISESLTAIQADVIGNLSMKVAYRVKHNSSAPAGSESTDTETSLTVLYGF; encoded by the coding sequence ATGCGAGTAAGGAAAACGATAGTTCTGGCCTCCACGTTGGTGCCGTCGCTTCTGGCAGCGCCCCTGGCCATGGCGCAGGATGAGGGCGATGCCTGGGAAGGTGAGGGCGAGCTGGGCTTGCTGATTACCAAGGGCAACACCGAGGAGACCAACTTCAACGTTCGACTGGCCGTGAAGCACGAAGTCGAGAAATGGCGCAACACGGCTGCCGTTCGGTCGCTGTATTCGGAAGGGGAAGATCCCGACACCGGGGAGCAAGAGACCACCGCCGAGAAGTACCAGGGGGAAGCGGAGACCAACTATAAGTTCGACGAGCGACAGTTCTGGTTCCTGCGTGGTGCCTACGAGGACGATCGTTTCTCTGCCTACGACTTCCAGTCGTCGGCGACCACCGGTTACGGTCAGCGGGTCTGGCAGGACGGGGAACGTTCCTTCCTTGACCTCAAGGCGGGTGCCGGTTACCGCTATAATAAGCTCGAAGAACCCGATAACGGTGACGATGTGGAAGATGGCGCGGTGGCGCGTTTTGCGGGCACTTTCAACTACGCGCTGTCGCCCAATAGCCTCTTTATTCAGGAGCTTGGTACGGAAGTGGGTATTGAGGACAGCAATACCATTTCCGAATCGCTGACGGCTATCCAGGCCGACGTGATCGGTAATCTTTCCATGAAGGTCGCCTACCGCGTCAAACACAATTCCAGCGCCCCGGCAGGCAGTGAAAGCACCGATACTGAAACGTCGCTGACCGTTCTCTATGGTTTCTAG
- a CDS encoding rhodanese-related sulfurtransferase has translation MNDVVVCALYKFTALDDYERLREPLLALMDEKGVRGTLLLAHEGINGTVAGSREGIDAIKAWLAADTRFDGVDFKESLVDIQPFKRTKVKLKKEIVTMGVDTVDPRRTVGTYVDPSDWNSLISDPEVLLVDTRNQYEVEVGTFRNAVNPATETFREFPEYVEKHLDPSRHRKVAMFCTGGIRCEKSTAFLKEKGFDEVYHLKGGILKYLEDVPQEESLWEGECFVFDDRVTVNHKLERGGYDQCHACRRPITEADKQRAEYEQGVSCHQCIDELTPEQKARFAEREKQIRLAEARGETHVGGEAAEVIAQRKRAKREARARLSEKSRLGERH, from the coding sequence ATGAACGATGTTGTTGTGTGCGCGTTGTACAAGTTCACTGCGCTCGATGATTATGAGCGCTTGCGTGAACCGCTGTTGGCGCTAATGGACGAAAAGGGTGTGCGCGGTACCTTGCTGCTGGCCCACGAAGGCATCAACGGGACCGTCGCCGGTTCACGCGAGGGTATCGATGCTATCAAGGCCTGGTTGGCGGCGGATACCCGTTTCGACGGTGTGGACTTCAAGGAATCCCTAGTGGATATCCAGCCGTTCAAACGTACCAAGGTCAAGCTCAAGAAAGAGATCGTGACCATGGGCGTGGATACCGTCGACCCGCGCCGCACCGTTGGTACCTACGTCGATCCCAGCGACTGGAACAGCCTGATTTCTGATCCAGAGGTCCTGCTGGTCGATACCCGTAATCAGTACGAGGTAGAGGTCGGCACCTTCCGCAATGCTGTCAATCCCGCCACCGAGACGTTCCGCGAATTTCCCGAATACGTGGAAAAACATCTGGATCCCTCGCGCCATCGTAAGGTTGCGATGTTCTGTACGGGCGGTATCCGCTGTGAGAAATCCACGGCCTTCCTCAAGGAAAAGGGCTTCGACGAGGTCTATCACCTCAAAGGCGGCATCCTTAAGTATCTCGAGGACGTACCCCAGGAAGAGAGCCTCTGGGAAGGCGAGTGTTTTGTGTTCGATGACCGGGTCACGGTCAATCACAAACTGGAGCGCGGCGGTTACGACCAGTGTCACGCCTGTCGCCGTCCCATCACCGAGGCGGATAAGCAGCGAGCCGAATATGAGCAGGGCGTGAGTTGTCACCAGTGCATCGACGAACTGACGCCGGAGCAGAAGGCCCGGTTTGCCGAGCGTGAGAAGCAGATTCGCTTGGCCGAAGCCCGGGGCGAGACGCACGTCGGAGGCGAAGCGGCTGAGGTCATTGCTCAGCGCAAGCGTGCCAAGCGCGAAGCTCGCGCAAGGCTGTCCGAGAAGAGCCGCCTGGGCGAACGTCACTAG
- a CDS encoding porin family protein, whose product MKLRVLGAMACALMAGHAMAEEGFPKGYAGIGYLLAEYEEEGIDDSFDVGALYGQAGVNVNPYVAGELRLGVGVGDDTTEVYGASVDVELKTLAGLYGKVGLPNQTPIYPYVVAGISHIEIEASASSGYRSATFSDSGSDESYGIGANLDLADRFAVNVEYMQYYDKEGVEIAGLSIGGQLKF is encoded by the coding sequence ATGAAGTTACGTGTATTGGGTGCGATGGCGTGTGCACTGATGGCGGGTCATGCAATGGCTGAGGAAGGTTTTCCCAAGGGCTACGCAGGGATAGGCTATCTGCTGGCGGAGTATGAAGAAGAGGGCATCGACGACAGCTTTGATGTTGGCGCTCTGTACGGCCAGGCCGGTGTCAACGTGAACCCGTATGTAGCCGGTGAACTTCGCCTGGGCGTAGGGGTGGGGGACGACACCACTGAAGTTTATGGCGCGTCCGTCGATGTCGAGCTCAAGACGCTCGCGGGCCTCTATGGCAAGGTTGGCCTGCCGAACCAGACACCAATCTATCCGTACGTCGTGGCCGGTATCTCCCACATTGAGATTGAAGCTTCGGCGTCTTCTGGTTACCGAAGTGCGACATTCTCCGATTCGGGCAGCGACGAGTCCTACGGTATCGGTGCAAACCTTGACCTCGCCGACCGTTTCGCCGTTAACGTCGAATACATGCAGTACTACGACAAGGAGGGTGTGGAAATTGCCGGCCTGTCGATTGGCGGCCAATTGAAGTTCTGA
- a CDS encoding DsbA family protein, which produces MGEAKRRKASGQDTPRKTSGSGGKWMIIGGIVVLMLLVMVVWWVTLPPESTSDALPDVQADAEPFPATYDSVAVSIGDPDAPVVVREFADYQCPACARFAPASKRLREEYVDSGQVRLVFYDLPLTQHEWAREAALAARCAADQDAFWPMHDRLFDNQGEWSSSSDPVGTFARYADELGLDSQRLRRCVDTELHREVISQSVGVAQQLRVASTPTVYVDNIRLTRPGWAQMQAVIERELAEQQ; this is translated from the coding sequence ATGGGCGAAGCAAAGCGTCGCAAGGCAAGCGGTCAGGACACGCCGCGGAAAACGTCGGGCAGCGGCGGCAAGTGGATGATCATCGGTGGTATCGTCGTTCTGATGTTGCTGGTCATGGTTGTCTGGTGGGTAACGCTGCCCCCGGAATCGACATCCGACGCGCTGCCGGACGTCCAGGCGGATGCTGAGCCTTTCCCGGCGACGTATGACTCTGTCGCGGTGTCGATCGGTGATCCGGATGCGCCAGTCGTGGTGCGCGAGTTCGCGGACTACCAATGTCCTGCCTGTGCCCGTTTCGCGCCCGCCTCCAAACGCCTGCGTGAGGAATATGTGGACAGTGGCCAGGTTCGCCTGGTGTTCTACGATCTACCCCTGACCCAGCACGAGTGGGCCCGGGAAGCGGCCCTGGCTGCCCGCTGCGCGGCGGATCAGGACGCCTTCTGGCCGATGCATGATCGTCTGTTCGATAACCAGGGCGAATGGAGCAGTTCCTCTGATCCGGTGGGTACCTTCGCTCGCTATGCCGATGAGCTCGGGTTGGACAGTCAGCGCCTCAGGCGTTGTGTCGACACCGAACTGCACCGAGAGGTCATCAGCCAGAGTGTCGGTGTCGCCCAGCAGCTGCGTGTGGCCAGCACACCCACCGTTTATGTCGACAATATTCGCCTAACGCGCCCGGGTTGGGCCCAAATGCAGGCCGTAATCGAGCGGGAGCTGGCTGAGCAGCAGTAA
- a CDS encoding NAD(P)H-dependent flavin oxidoreductase, whose product MAVPAQLEHCLSLPLIAAPMFLISGPELALACCRNGIVGSFPALNQRTSEGFEQWLIEMNSGVDAIRKGEPGRAATPYAVNLIVHKTNPRWQADLELCVKHQVPIVITSLGAASHVVEAVHSYGGLVFHDVTNQKHARKAAEAGVDGIIAVAAGAGGHAGTINPFVLIKEIREVFDGAIVLAGCLSAGEDLLALQAMGADLGYMGTRFINTEESRAGTDYQSMILEAVSGDIIHTPAVSGIPANFMRQSLEAAGYPMDRLNQPGAIDYGKKLKPVDDEAKAWKTVWSAGQGVSAIHDIVPVKTLVDRLCDEYQQAIARLNASPFRD is encoded by the coding sequence GTGGCCGTACCAGCCCAACTGGAACACTGTCTTTCCCTGCCGTTGATAGCCGCACCGATGTTCCTGATTTCCGGACCGGAGTTGGCCCTTGCTTGCTGTCGCAACGGTATTGTCGGCAGCTTCCCAGCCCTGAACCAACGTACCAGCGAGGGTTTCGAGCAGTGGCTGATCGAGATGAACAGTGGCGTCGATGCAATCCGTAAGGGCGAGCCCGGCCGCGCAGCGACACCCTATGCGGTGAACCTGATCGTACACAAGACCAATCCCCGCTGGCAGGCGGACCTGGAACTCTGCGTAAAACATCAGGTGCCGATCGTGATTACCTCACTTGGCGCCGCCAGCCATGTCGTGGAAGCAGTGCACAGCTATGGCGGTCTGGTATTCCATGACGTGACCAACCAGAAGCACGCTCGCAAGGCCGCGGAAGCGGGTGTGGACGGCATTATTGCGGTTGCTGCGGGTGCCGGCGGGCATGCGGGCACCATCAACCCCTTCGTGCTGATTAAGGAAATCCGTGAGGTGTTCGACGGCGCCATCGTCCTCGCAGGCTGTCTCTCCGCCGGCGAGGATTTGCTGGCGCTGCAGGCCATGGGGGCCGATCTCGGCTATATGGGGACGCGTTTTATCAACACCGAAGAGTCGCGGGCGGGCACCGACTACCAAAGCATGATTCTGGAGGCCGTGTCCGGGGACATTATCCATACGCCAGCGGTTTCAGGCATTCCCGCCAACTTCATGCGTCAGAGCCTGGAAGCAGCCGGCTACCCCATGGACCGCCTGAACCAGCCCGGCGCCATCGATTATGGCAAGAAACTTAAACCAGTGGATGACGAGGCCAAGGCATGGAAGACCGTCTGGTCTGCCGGCCAGGGCGTGAGCGCCATTCACGACATTGTGCCGGTGAAGACGCTGGTGGACCGGTTGTGTGACGAGTACCAACAGGCGATTGCGCGATTGAACGCATCGCCATTTCGGGACTGA
- a CDS encoding chaperone modulator CbpM yields MSNVKTETSYQVEVLDQGTRFTLREVCERSDVHAEFVVKLVSYGVIAPIEEGPASSWCFDAVALGRLRKAQRLQRDLKINLPGLAMSLELLDDVHELRREVARLNQQLHDFMDD; encoded by the coding sequence ATGTCGAACGTGAAGACCGAGACAAGCTATCAGGTGGAAGTGCTCGACCAGGGCACGCGCTTTACCCTGCGGGAAGTGTGCGAGCGAAGCGATGTTCATGCGGAATTCGTGGTCAAGCTGGTGAGCTACGGTGTGATTGCGCCAATCGAGGAAGGTCCTGCCAGCAGTTGGTGTTTCGATGCGGTGGCTCTTGGTCGGCTGCGTAAGGCACAGCGACTGCAGCGCGACCTGAAGATCAATCTGCCTGGCCTGGCCATGTCACTGGAGCTGCTGGACGATGTCCACGAGCTGCGCCGGGAAGTGGCGCGCCTCAACCAGCAGCTACATGACTTCATGGATGATTGA
- a CDS encoding DnaJ C-terminal domain-containing protein, with protein MEFKDYYATLGVKEDASPDEIKKAYRKLARKYHPDVSKEEDADTKFKDVGEAYEVLKDPEKRAEYDQLRKYGAGRSGDFEPPPGWESASRFGGGGYTEADAAHFSDFFESIFGGGHRGGFGGFRQNMRMRGEDVHARLALFLEEAYSGCEKQVQFEVTETNEQGASHRRVKTLNVKIPAGMTQGQHIRLKGQGSPGFGGGEPGDLFIEVDLAPHPTFTVEGRDVVMTLPVTPWEAALGAEVTVPTLGSRLKVKVPKGATGGQKLRLKGKGLPGKKPGDQIVVLQIALPHKHNEKSEALYRQLAEAEKGFNPRAHLKV; from the coding sequence ATGGAATTCAAGGACTACTATGCGACATTGGGCGTCAAAGAGGACGCGTCGCCCGATGAGATCAAGAAGGCCTACCGCAAGCTCGCCCGTAAGTATCATCCGGATGTGAGCAAGGAAGAGGACGCCGACACGAAGTTCAAGGACGTCGGCGAAGCCTACGAGGTGCTCAAGGATCCGGAAAAGCGGGCCGAGTACGATCAACTGCGTAAATACGGGGCCGGTCGTAGTGGTGATTTCGAGCCCCCGCCCGGTTGGGAGAGTGCGTCACGCTTTGGCGGGGGCGGGTACACCGAGGCTGATGCGGCGCACTTCAGCGACTTTTTCGAATCCATCTTCGGTGGCGGCCATCGGGGTGGTTTCGGTGGCTTCCGGCAGAACATGCGGATGCGCGGTGAAGATGTGCATGCCCGTTTGGCCCTGTTCCTCGAAGAAGCCTACAGCGGCTGTGAGAAACAGGTGCAGTTCGAGGTCACCGAGACCAACGAGCAGGGTGCATCGCATCGTCGGGTGAAGACGCTGAACGTCAAGATTCCCGCAGGGATGACCCAGGGTCAGCATATCCGTCTGAAAGGGCAAGGCTCGCCAGGCTTTGGCGGCGGCGAGCCGGGTGACCTGTTTATCGAGGTGGATCTGGCGCCGCATCCCACATTCACCGTGGAGGGTCGGGATGTTGTCATGACGCTGCCGGTCACGCCCTGGGAAGCGGCTCTCGGCGCCGAAGTCACGGTGCCCACGCTGGGTAGCAGGCTTAAGGTGAAGGTGCCGAAGGGCGCCACCGGTGGCCAGAAGTTACGACTCAAGGGTAAAGGTCTGCCCGGGAAAAAGCCTGGGGACCAGATTGTGGTGCTGCAGATTGCCCTGCCACACAAACACAATGAGAAAAGCGAAGCCCTCTACAGGCAACTGGCCGAAGCGGAGAAGGGATTCAACCCCCGCGCTCATCTGAAGGTATAA